The sequence ACAATATCAGCGTGTGATCGTGCCGGTCGACTTCTCTTCTTACTCTGCCCCCGCCTTGACAATGGCGAGCCGGATGGCTCCCAATGCCCGCATTGCGATCCTTCACGCGTTTCGTGTTCCTTTCGAAGGGAGACTGCGTATTGTCGGTGCGTCAGAGAACGACATCGACAGATACTGCGAAGAGGAACAACAAGCCGCAGAGAAAATGATCTGCGAGCTGATCCGTGAATCCCATATCGATTCGGATCGTGTCTCGTATGTCGTTGAACGTGGCGATCCCTCTCCTGTGATTTTGGCAAAAGCAGAGGCGCTCTGGTCTGACTTAATCGTGATGGGCAAGCATGGCCAATCTTGGTTCGAAGATCTGTTCCTCGGGAGCGTCACACACCATGTTCTGGCTCGATCGAAGTGTGACACGCTCGTCATCCACAGTAGTCCGCAATAGTCCGCCAATAAGCATAGCGGCCTGAAGAGGACATTGATGAGACCACATGGACGAAGAGCGCGCTGAGAGGCGTACGATCTCAGGCGACGCGTGATGAGATTGCGCGTCGCCTAACAGGCACCCACCCTTCACAGCCTCACGGAGTTTGTTGTGAATGAGACAGCCCGCAGAAGTAAAACGCTCCTCTTGGCCACCGATTTTTCGAATCCCGCGCGCATGGTGGTTCCGCATGCTTTTAAACTAGCACTGTCGCTGAATCTCCGTCTCATCATCCTGCATGTCGTGAAGGCCCCTCCCGGCGTTGAGCAGTGGTCCCCGGGCGCGCGCCGCTCCCTCCAGTCCTTGAAAACCAAAGCTCTTCTTGAGCTGGGCCGGATCGTCCGTCTGGCGAACGAGAGCGGCCTCATGGCCGATTACAAACTTCTGGTAGGCATTCCTGAAGATTCCATTTTGGAGGTTGCGCACAATGCTGATGTTGTCCTTGTCGCCATGGGTACTCACGGTAAGACCGGTAGGGATCGACTTCGGTTAGGCAGCATTGCGGAGAGCACTTTGCGTCAAGCGCCTTGCCCCGTGCTTACGGTCCGTGCGCCTGTTACTCCCTCTCCCTCCGTCAATCCGCGTCGACTGAGCATAGCACGTCTTCTGGTAGCAACGGACTTTTCAACATCTTCAAAGGCCTCGCTTCGGACCGCTGTCGTGCTGGCAAAACGCCTGAACGCGCGAGTGGTGCTGCTCCATGCCGCCGAGCCCTCAGGCTCCTTGCAGTCCGAGCCGCGTCGTGCAGATGACCTCTCGAGGAAGCACTATGCTCAACGGTTCCGGAAGCTTATATCGGAGTCTCGAGCGGATGAGGTCATCACCGACAAGGTCGTGATTACGGGGGATCCGGTTGAAGTCATTCTTGATCAAGCAAAACACCAGAAAGCCGACCTGATCATCGTTGGAACCCATGGCCGTCGTGGTATGAAGCGACTCATGTTAGGGAGTGTGGCCGAAGCTGTGGTTCGAAGAGCCGCATGCCCGGTCGTTGCTGTGAAGGCTCAAATGAGAAAACCGTTTAACCTGACCAACGGCACGAAGCGTTCCCATCCCCGTAGCAGTACCGATTAATACGGCTCGCTTTGGGGACCTGTCGAAGCATCACCGGTGCCTCAATCAGCCGCGCAATCATGCCGACCTCATAGAGGTGAATCTTTTCACCACACTCAGATTCGAGAAGCTTCCATCAGACCATGAGGGCTCCGAGAAGATCCCATCTGTACCCATACATCTGTTCATCGTGCACACTACCCGGCTGCTCTCTCCACGGAAATTCGCAATCTACCTTCATCTGGTTCCTTCAGCTTTCTAGGGGCTCTTCTCATTACATCGTTGACTCACACAATTCATCCATGAAATGACGGCATTCTCCACTGATCTATGGTATTTTCGTTCCCCGATCTGGAGGCCTTGTCGACAAACCGGCCATCGCCGGTCAATTGCGAATAGCGTTCCCTCAAGAGGCGTTACGTGCAGCCTGACCCCGTATTCTTTCAAGATCTTGCCATTGTATTCCTGGCGGCTGTCGCAGGTGGCATACTCGCTCGGCTTGCCAGGCAACCGTTGATCCTTGGCTATGTCCTCGGCGGCATTGCGATCGGCCCGTTTACCCCTGGACTGACCATCTCAGAACCGCACGCCTTCGAGCTGTTTGCAGAGATCGGTGTCATTCTCTTGATGTTCTCCATCGGGCTCGAGTTTTCTGTGAAGGACCTGATGCGGGTCAAATGGGTCGCCCTGGCGGGCGGACCGCTGGGGATTCTCATGGCCATCGGATTGGCCGTCGCGACGGGGAGCCTGATCGGGTGGTCTACGACTCAAAGCATTGTGATCGGAGCGGTGATTTCAATAGCGAGCACCATGGTACTCGCCCGTCTGCTCGGCGATCGGGGCGAACTTCGTTCAAAGCATGGACGGGTCATGATCGGCATCGCCCTAGTCGAAGACGTGGCCGTCGTGGCAATGACCGTGCTCGTGCCGGCTCTCGGAGAGTTCGACTCAGGACGATTGCTTGTGATCGGTCAAGCCTTGGCAAAGGCGCTGCTGATTCTTGTGCCGGTGGGATACTTGGGCACCAAAGTCATCCCACATATCCTGACACACGTCGCTAGGACCCAAAACCAGGAGCTGTTCCTGCTCGTCACCCTTGCCATCAGCCTTGGGACCGCCGCCGTCACCCAAATGGTCGGACTCTCTCTCGCCTTGGGTGCCTTCCTGGCCGGCCTTATTATCAGCGCGTCCGAGTATGGGCACGAAACATTGGCCCGGCTGCTCTCGCTGCGTGACGCCTTCGTCGCGCTCTTTTTCGTGACCATCGGTATTCTGATCGACCCGCGCGTGATCATCCAGAACCTTCCTCTTCTTGCCACCATGATCGGCTTGATCGTAGCCGGGATGTTCATGATTTGGGTAACTGTCGTGCGGCTATTCGGCTACTCTTGGACCACGGCTTTCCTTGTGGGGATCGGGCTCACTCAAATCGGCGAATTCTCATTTGTCCTTGTGCAGGTCGCCAAAGCGGCAGGCCACGTCGGCAGCGAAGTATACAATGCGACGCTTGCCGCCTCTCTCATCACCATTCTCATCAATGCGGCACTGGTCAGATATATGCCCAGCTGGTTCGTGCAGCGGCGTCCGGCCCATGATCAGCACGACATGGCGCCGTGGCCTCCGGACGGCGAACCGCTCCGGCAGCATGTCGTCCTGTGTGGCTTTGGACGAGTCGGCAGCTCCCTCGGGAAAGCATTGGAGACCTTCAATCTTCCCTATGTCGTCATTGACCGAGATCCCGACATCATTCGCCGGTTACAGATGCAGGGCATTGCCTGTCTGTATGGCGATGCTTCCCATCGCGTATTGCTCACAAAAGCTGGAGCGGCGGATGCGTCGCTGATCATCGTGGCCTTGCCCGAAATCGAACCTGCCGCGCTGGCGGTCAGTCGAATCCGTGCTTTCAATCCGAAAGCTCCGATCTTGGCCCGCGCACATGGGCAAGCGGAAGCTCGAAGACTCGCCGGGCTTGGGGCGACCGAGGTCATCCAGCCTGAAGTCGAGGCGTCGGCGACACTCATCCGGCATGCCTTGACCTGGTTCGGGATACCGAAGGAGAGAATCTTAGACCACGTAGAACAGTATCGGGAGTCCATGGAAACGAAGGGCAAACAAGTTGAATCGGCACCGTGAGGCCTATAACTGCAATAGCCTGATCGACGGTCACGGCTGCCGCCATCCCGTGCGTCCTTCTGCTCGGCGTCAGTTCAATCGCACTCCCATTTCGTCGAGATGGCGCAAAAGATCGGTGGGATCTTGATACACTCTGTAGGCGCCGGCCTGCTGAAGCTCCTCACGCCCGTATCCCCCGGACAGCAAGCCCACCGCCAAAGCCCAGGCCCGGCGGGCGGCCAACATATCCCAGACGCTGTCCCCCACGATCACACACTGGTTTATCGGTACCTTAAGCCGCTGGGCGGCAGCCAGGAAGAGATCCGGATCCGGTTTTGCATGCCGCACGTCATCGCGAGTCACGACCGGTACATCCTGGGATAGGTTCAACAGTTTGAGGGTAGGCTGCGCACTTTGCAAACGCCCACTGGTGGCAATGGCATACGGCACGCCACGCGCCGACAGCTCCGCCAACAGTTCCAGCGTACCAGGCAACACGTGCAAAGAACCGGCCTGCCGACGATAGGCCTCGACGTGGGCGCGCTGAATATGCTCAATTTCTTCTGACGAGAGAACTCGCCCGATCTCCCGAAGAAACGCCGACAGCATGAGGCCACCACTCATACCGATCTGTCGGTGGATCCGCCACACGGCCAGCTCAATCCCGGCGCCCTGCATGGCTTCGCGCCAAGCCAGGACATGCTGATACACGCTGTCGACCAGTGTGCCGTCCAAATCAAATAGGAAAGCGACCGACTGCCTATCATGCGACTGATTCATAACGACAGCCTCCACGATAGCGTGGTTTCATTCCACTTCAATCATGACTATTGCTTCAGCATTCAGCGCGTCATGATCGTGGCTCGCCGCCACAAGTTTGATCTCGTGCGAGCCGCGCGTGAGACCCTTGACCACTCCCTTGAACCCTTTTTGATATTCTCCGTCCACGTAACAATGGATGTGCGTTGCTTCCGTACCCTTTGACAGCTTGTACTGTACTTCGACAGAATCCCCCTTTATCACTGCGCCCTGCGCCGGACTCACGATCATGAGTCGGCTACCATCGTCGTCGGCCGTCCAACCGTTCACACCGCTCCCCAATGACAACAAGCCGATCAGCACTGACATCATAACTACGCGAATCATTTTGCACCTCTTTGAATGATTCTCGACAACTGATGCCGAGTGATAGATCTCCATATATCAACGCAAGCACGAGCCTCAGTTATCATCCAGTTCATCCTTGCACATCGTGCTCCGAAACCGCTAGACAGAGACATATCGCCACCTGCCATCGGCATTGAGACTTGTGTGTTCATCTCGCACATCGGCAGCGCGAGTCGGCTACAGACTATAGCTCTTCCCCTGTTCTTCACACCACTATATCTTTGTGCCCATGAATGTCGCGAAGGATTCGCGCCGGGTTACCCGCAACAACCTTCGCCGCCGGGACGTCGTGCACGACAACGCTCCCAGCACCGATTACGCTGTGCTCGCCGATGGTTACGCCCGGAAGAATGATTGCGCCGCCTCCGATCCACACATTGTTTCCGATGCGGATCGGGCAAGCATATTCCAGGCCGGTTCGCCGTACATCCGCCTCGAGCGGATGCGCCGCGGTGTAGACCTGCACGGCCGGTCCCATTTGGAGATTGTCCCCGATCTCGATCGGTGCACAGTCGAGAAAAATGCAATTGAAGTTGATAAAGGCGTTCCGTCCAAGTCGGATGTTATAGCCATAGTCGCAGGCGAAGGGCGACCTAATTATCGTGCCGTCCCCGACCGAACCACAGAGCCGGCGCAGCAGCACCATGCGGGCTTCATACGCCTCTCCAGGGGTGGCATTGTACTGGGCCACCAGGCGTTGCGCCCGTGCCGCGTCTTTGACGAGCTCGGAGTCAGTCGAGCGATAAAGCTCACCGGTCAGCATTTTTGTCTTTTCCGTCTTGATGATCATCGAATACCTATTGTGAATGATTACGCCGTCGCCTTGTCAGCCTACCTCCATGCCATGGGATTCACGAGCCGAACCGGACGATCGGCTTGATCGTGATTCCCTTTTCGCTGTCCTCAGCCGCCTGGTTGATTTGATCGAGGCTGTAGAACTTCACCAATTTATCGAAGGGAAATCGTCCTTGCTGATACAGATGTACAAGACTCGGGATGAAGAGGTCCGGCACGCTGTCACCTTCGATGATGCCGATTATCCGCTTGCCGGTCGTCATGACGCCGTTCACATCGAAGCTGGCTTCGGTCCCCAATGCCGGAGCCCCGACAACGCCGCACACTCCTTTGATCGCCAGCGCGTCGATGGCTTGCCGCAACACGGCCGGACGTCCGCTCGATTCGAGTGTAAAATCGGCACCGCCGCCGGTGATTTTGCGCACCGCCTCGACCGGATCGGTCTCGCGGCTGTTCACCGTATGGGTGGCTCCGAGCTCCTTGGCCAGTGCAAGCCGCGATGGGACAACATCGGCGGCGATGATGGTCGTCGCACCGGCCACCCGCGCGGCCATCACGGCGCTCAAGCCGACGGCTCCGCCACCGAACGCGGCGAAGCTGCTGCCGGGCCTGACTTTCAGCCCGTTCATCACGGCGCCCGCGCCGGTTTGGATGCCACAGCCGAGAGGACCGAGTAATTCAAGCGGCGCATTGCTCGGGACTTTGATCACATTTCGCTCATGGGCGAGCGCAAAGGTGCAGAACGACGACTGGCCGAAGAAATGGTCATGGACCGAGCTCTGTTTGTCGTGGGTCGCGGTACTCCCGTCCTCGCGGGCCCCGCCGAAATTCAACGGGTAGAAATTCACGCAGTAGGTCAGGTCGCCGTTTAGACAGGGCTTGCAATGGCCGCACCACATGTAGGTGAGTACGACATGATCGCCCGGCATGAGCTTCTTGACCGCGCCGCCGACCTGTTCGACGACGCCGGCACCTTCGTGACCCAGCACGATAGGAAGAGGGACGGTATAGAGTTGGTCGCGCGCCACCATATCGGTATGGCACATGCCGGTCGCAACGATCCTCACCAGCACCTCGTCAGGGCGCGGCTCCTCCAAGGTCAGCGTTTCGATTTGGAACGGTCCGCCTTTCTTGCGGACGACTGCTGCCTTGATCGCTTTGGTCTGCGCAGTGGGCATAAGACTCCTCCTTCACACGTCTATTACAACCGCTGGTCGACACGAGTGTTCAGCTTATCGAATCCCCGACTTGCCCGGCGCGAGAATTCCGTTGGGATCCAATGCCTTCTTGAGTGTCTTGTGAACGTGCCGTTGCACCGGACCGTAGGTCTGAGCCACCTTGTCCATGAAGGCCGTATTCGTCCGATAGGAACCGTACCCCTCGGCCGAGAATGTCGTGATCAGTTCGTCGAAGCATTGATAGGCCGCTTGCGTCATGGTTGGGTCCGTCCGGTCATAGAGCATGTCGAGGATATGGTGCATGTCTCGCATGCCGACGATGAACTCGCCGGCGTAATCCAGCCCGTACTTAGCCAGGATCTGCTTGGCCAGTCTCATCTGCTTGAGCGTTTCACTGCCGCGGGTTTGGGAGACCGGCGCGAACCACAGAGACCCTCCGCCACCGCGCCAGTTGTAGAGATTGAATTCCCTCATGTCCATACCGCCGCGCATCAGGACGGCCCGATAGCCGAATTGCGGATCGTCGCCGACATCTTCTTGTGTCAGAAACTTGGCCTTGCCTGATTTACCGAAGGCTTCGGTCACGATCTTCCAATTCACATCTACCTGCTCCTGCGTGCCATAGAGCGCGGCCGTGACGTTCCAGATACCCATGTTGTGATCCTTGACCAGTCGGCGCACGGCCTCATCCGAGATCGCGCCGGGCCCGGACACATAGTCGCTCCGTTTCGCTTTCAGCCCCGCTTCGTACAGCGCATGCGCGATCACTCCTGAATTGGGGATGACACCATTCAGGCGGAGAGGGCGCATGATCTCTACGATTTCCACAACATCTTCTTCGTTTTGATACTGAATCATGAACGGCTTGTATACCGGCGGTGCCGGCTGGAGCCAAAAGCCAAATTTGGTGACGATGCCATAGTTGGACTGGGTAAAAATTCCGTCCAAGTAGGGACCGTACCCCCACTTAAAGGCCTGCCAGGTATTGGACTTTGGCAGGGAGCCCATCCCGGTTCGTAAGACCTCGCCGTTGGCCAGCACGACCTCCATGCCGCAGGCGTTCATGAAATGCTCCCCGTAGGGCGTATAACCAACCCCCCGGTCCAACGTATTACCGGTCGGTCCCGCAATGGCTGAGGGTGCCGGCACGGAGAGCCAGAGCGCCAATTGATGTTCCTGGAAATAGTCGTAGAGCTGTCTATAGGTGACGCCCGGTTCCACGAGGGCGTAGCAGAGGTCGCCATCAACTTCGAGGATGCGGTTCATGCGATGCAGATCGAGCACCACCTGCCCCCGCTCAGCCGGAGCCGCTGAGCCGTAGCCTAGGTTCTTGCCCGTCGAAATCGTCCAAACTGGGACCTTGTACTTGTTGCAGATGCCCACGATTTTCTGGATTTGCTCAACAGTCGTCGCCAGGATCGCGGCGGACGGCGTGTGGTTCGCCTCCGGCACCGGCATCATGACCTTGCTATAGGGCGCCAGCTGCTCAGCGCTCACGAGCACATTTGCCTCGCCCAAGACCAGGCGAAATTCCTTCACGGCAGCATCAAATGTTTTTTCCGAGACACCTTTCGGCAGTGCGATATATTTGCTGGCCATTTCTTCTCCTCCTTGCTCGGGGCTACCAGACTTTCTTAAGTTCCTGCTAGAGATCCATCACAAATGACATAAATCGCTCCTGTGGGCCTGGCCGCTCACGGTCGGTTGTTCGATGCAGAAACGCGCGTCCGGAGCAGGTTTCCTTGAAGGAGTCTATGCCAAGCGCCGACGCGGTTACCGCATAGCCGACAGCTTCAACCCAGTTCTGGGAGCGCGGTGCCGTGCAGCCGCGCTCGTACGCCTGCGGGAGGATGGGGATCCACTTTTCAGGTGTATCGAGAGCCAGCAGTCGGCACCCGTCCGGAAGGGAGAGGTCTGAACAATGCAGGTGGATCGGCTCCGGTTCGGCCGATCGATAGGAGCAGAATCCCGGCGCAGACCAGCCGGTGAGAGCAAGTCCTCCCGATACGTCGCGTAGATAACTTTCCATGATTGAAAAACTGCCCTGTCCAGGGATCAACTGCGAGGCCAGGAGACCACCCGCGCTGTGATCTTGCGAGGTCGAGACAAGATCATGTCGGATAGGCCAAGGGCTATCGGTCGAACAAGCATGCGTGCCCAGGGAGAGCATCCTCACCCCGGCTGACCTGACCAGTTCCAGAAATATCACAGCGCTGGCATCGTCCAGGATGACGATCATCCGGACGCCTCGAGAATGATGCAACAGATTGACCATCTCATTCATACCTGTTAACAACCCGCCTTTCAGATGTACGGTCCGACAGCCTTCAGACATCATCGCGGCGGAGGCCGCCTGTGTGCCGTGCGCGAATGCCTCATCCGCCGGAGTGCCGCCCAATACCAACATGCACCGTTGAGGCCTTCGCGCAGGCTGGTCCGCGAACGTCCATGGCGGAACCCCCAGCGCCAGAAGAGCCCCGCTTGCCAACATGCCCTTCATTAAACTGCGGCGATCAACCTCCATGGGATATGCCCTCCTTATTTGTCACCTTCCGGTTTCGACACATACTCAGCGAGTTTTTCCAATGAGTGGTCATCGATTTCGGAAGCGCGGAAGGCCGGCATCGCCCGACTGCCGTTTCGCACGATCAAGCGGATATACAAGGGATCAAGTTCACGGCCACGAAGCGCCGGCCCGACCGAGGTTTCGTGACACAACGCGCAGATCTTCGTATAGGCCTCAGCTCCATCTTTCCAGGCGAATCCTGGCGAGACCTCTTTCTGCTCGGCTCCCATCGCGCCCGTGTGGCTTGCCATCACAATGAGTCCTGACACGAGAACCACGAATTTCATTCGCCCTGCCTTCATGAGAACCTCCTCGTTCACCCTCGCGTCTCTCGCCCACTTTTCCCGCGAGACGCCCAAAGCCTCTCCGATGCCGTCTTGCAGCACACTCGTCGACTCTACTGGTCGCTCAAACCTTCGCCTTCTTGAGCCTTCTCGTCCAGTCACCAAGGGCCTCGAGCAGTTCTCGGATCTTTTTAGCCGTTTTGTCGTCTTTCAAATTTCCGTCTGTATCGAATTTTTGGTCCGCGTTGGCGATCATCACTTCCGGCTGGTTCAGCGGGAACATATTGAGAAAGACGAACATCTGACGCAGGTGATACTGCGCACGGGCGGTGCCGAGCATTCCGACCGAGGCGCCCAGGATACCTACCGGTTTCCCATCCCAGGCGCTTTCGCCATAGGGACGCGAGGCCCAGTCGATCGCATTCTTCAACACGCCGGGAACGGAGTAGTTGTACTCCGGCGTCACGATCAAAATCGCGTCCGCCGCGGAAATCGCCGATTTGAACTGCCGTACGGCAGCGGGTGGCTCTCCCTCATGATCCTGATTGAAGAGTGGGACGCCGGCCAAATCGAACGTCTCGATCCTAATGCCGGCCGGTACAAGCTCGACCGCGGCCCTAAGGGAGGATCGGTTGTAGGACTGTTTTCGAAGACTCCCCGCAATTCCCAATATTTTGACTTCGTCGGCCATCATGCTCCTCCATACAAGTTAGAGATGTGCTTGGACGCAAGCGTTCGCATGTCCGTTCCGCGCTATTTCCTAAGGCTCAGCACGTAAGCCAGCACATCTTGGATCTCTGCTTCATTGAGCTGTTTTTTCCACGACATCATGGAGGTTTTGGGTACGCCGTTTTCTATGGTCGTTTGCAATGCCTCGGGAGATTTCTTCTTGCTTTCGGCGCTGGAAAAATTCGTCGCCGGAGGCTTCACTTTTTG is a genomic window of Candidatus Nitrospira kreftii containing:
- a CDS encoding Universal stress protein, translating into MKTIIAATDFSDEARHAVERAAIVAKEQRAHLRLLHVISSSALNDLRKLFQTSTGAEAKLIDDARRMLNEAAADISVKTGLIVSTDVKTGQAQTEILAVTKSADLLVLGAHGGNSLHDLVLGTTAERLLSKCVRPILVTKCPPTTQYQRVIVPVDFSSYSAPALTMASRMAPNARIAILHAFRVPFEGRLRIVGASENDIDRYCEEEQQAAEKMICELIRESHIDSDRVSYVVERGDPSPVILAKAEALWSDLIVMGKHGQSWFEDLFLGSVTHHVLARSKCDTLVIHSSPQ
- a CDS encoding hypothetical protein (conserved protein of unknown function), with the translated sequence MNETARRSKTLLLATDFSNPARMVVPHAFKLALSLNLRLIILHVVKAPPGVEQWSPGARRSLQSLKTKALLELGRIVRLANESGLMADYKLLVGIPEDSILEVAHNADVVLVAMGTHGKTGRDRLRLGSIAESTLRQAPCPVLTVRAPVTPSPSVNPRRLSIARLLVATDFSTSSKASLRTAVVLAKRLNARVVLLHAAEPSGSLQSEPRRADDLSRKHYAQRFRKLISESRADEVITDKVVITGDPVEVILDQAKHQKADLIIVGTHGRRGMKRLMLGSVAEAVVRRAACPVVAVKAQMRKPFNLTNGTKRSHPRSSTD
- a CDS encoding hypothetical protein (conserved membrane protein of unknown function), producing the protein MQPDPVFFQDLAIVFLAAVAGGILARLARQPLILGYVLGGIAIGPFTPGLTISEPHAFELFAEIGVILLMFSIGLEFSVKDLMRVKWVALAGGPLGILMAIGLAVATGSLIGWSTTQSIVIGAVISIASTMVLARLLGDRGELRSKHGRVMIGIALVEDVAVVAMTVLVPALGEFDSGRLLVIGQALAKALLILVPVGYLGTKVIPHILTHVARTQNQELFLLVTLAISLGTAAVTQMVGLSLALGAFLAGLIISASEYGHETLARLLSLRDAFVALFFVTIGILIDPRVIIQNLPLLATMIGLIVAGMFMIWVTVVRLFGYSWTTAFLVGIGLTQIGEFSFVLVQVAKAAGHVGSEVYNATLAASLITILINAALVRYMPSWFVQRRPAHDQHDMAPWPPDGEPLRQHVVLCGFGRVGSSLGKALETFNLPYVVIDRDPDIIRRLQMQGIACLYGDASHRVLLTKAGAADASLIIVALPEIEPAALAVSRIRAFNPKAPILARAHGQAEARRLAGLGATEVIQPEVEASATLIRHALTWFGIPKERILDHVEQYRESMETKGKQVESAP
- a CDS encoding putative Phosphoglycolate phosphatase — protein: MNQSHDRQSVAFLFDLDGTLVDSVYQHVLAWREAMQGAGIELAVWRIHRQIGMSGGLMLSAFLREIGRVLSSEEIEHIQRAHVEAYRRQAGSLHVLPGTLELLAELSARGVPYAIATSGRLQSAQPTLKLLNLSQDVPVVTRDDVRHAKPDPDLFLAAAQRLKVPINQCVIVGDSVWDMLAARRAWALAVGLLSGGYGREELQQAGAYRVYQDPTDLLRHLDEMGVRLN
- a CDS encoding hypothetical protein (conserved protein of unknown function), producing MIRVVMMSVLIGLLSLGSGVNGWTADDDGSRLMIVSPAQGAVIKGDSVEVQYKLSKGTEATHIHCYVDGEYQKGFKGVVKGLTRGSHEIKLVAASHDHDALNAEAIVMIEVE
- a CDS encoding Nodulation protein L, producing the protein MIIKTEKTKMLTGELYRSTDSELVKDAARAQRLVAQYNATPGEAYEARMVLLRRLCGSVGDGTIIRSPFACDYGYNIRLGRNAFINFNCIFLDCAPIEIGDNLQMGPAVQVYTAAHPLEADVRRTGLEYACPIRIGNNVWIGGGAIILPGVTIGEHSVIGAGSVVVHDVPAAKVVAGNPARILRDIHGHKDIVV
- a CDS encoding Aryl-alcohol dehydrogenase, which produces MPTAQTKAIKAAVVRKKGGPFQIETLTLEEPRPDEVLVRIVATGMCHTDMVARDQLYTVPLPIVLGHEGAGVVEQVGGAVKKLMPGDHVVLTYMWCGHCKPCLNGDLTYCVNFYPLNFGGAREDGSTATHDKQSSVHDHFFGQSSFCTFALAHERNVIKVPSNAPLELLGPLGCGIQTGAGAVMNGLKVRPGSSFAAFGGGAVGLSAVMAARVAGATTIIAADVVPSRLALAKELGATHTVNSRETDPVEAVRKITGGGADFTLESSGRPAVLRQAIDALAIKGVCGVVGAPALGTEASFDVNGVMTTGKRIIGIIEGDSVPDLFIPSLVHLYQQGRFPFDKLVKFYSLDQINQAAEDSEKGITIKPIVRFGS
- a CDS encoding 4-cresol dehydrogenase [hydroxylating] flavoprotein subunit, translated to MASKYIALPKGVSEKTFDAAVKEFRLVLGEANVLVSAEQLAPYSKVMMPVPEANHTPSAAILATTVEQIQKIVGICNKYKVPVWTISTGKNLGYGSAAPAERGQVVLDLHRMNRILEVDGDLCYALVEPGVTYRQLYDYFQEHQLALWLSVPAPSAIAGPTGNTLDRGVGYTPYGEHFMNACGMEVVLANGEVLRTGMGSLPKSNTWQAFKWGYGPYLDGIFTQSNYGIVTKFGFWLQPAPPVYKPFMIQYQNEEDVVEIVEIMRPLRLNGVIPNSGVIAHALYEAGLKAKRSDYVSGPGAISDEAVRRLVKDHNMGIWNVTAALYGTQEQVDVNWKIVTEAFGKSGKAKFLTQEDVGDDPQFGYRAVLMRGGMDMREFNLYNWRGGGGSLWFAPVSQTRGSETLKQMRLAKQILAKYGLDYAGEFIVGMRDMHHILDMLYDRTDPTMTQAAYQCFDELITTFSAEGYGSYRTNTAFMDKVAQTYGPVQRHVHKTLKKALDPNGILAPGKSGIR
- a CDS encoding hypothetical protein (conserved exported protein of unknown function), translated to MEVDRRSLMKGMLASGALLALGVPPWTFADQPARRPQRCMLVLGGTPADEAFAHGTQAASAAMMSEGCRTVHLKGGLLTGMNEMVNLLHHSRGVRMIVILDDASAVIFLELVRSAGVRMLSLGTHACSTDSPWPIRHDLVSTSQDHSAGGLLASQLIPGQGSFSIMESYLRDVSGGLALTGWSAPGFCSYRSAEPEPIHLHCSDLSLPDGCRLLALDTPEKWIPILPQAYERGCTAPRSQNWVEAVGYAVTASALGIDSFKETCSGRAFLHRTTDRERPGPQERFMSFVMDL
- a CDS encoding 4-cresol dehydrogenase [hydroxylating] cytochrome c subunit — protein: MKAGRMKFVVLVSGLIVMASHTGAMGAEQKEVSPGFAWKDGAEAYTKICALCHETSVGPALRGRELDPLYIRLIVRNGSRAMPAFRASEIDDHSLEKLAEYVSKPEGDK
- a CDS encoding putative enzyme encodes the protein MADEVKILGIAGSLRKQSYNRSSLRAAVELVPAGIRIETFDLAGVPLFNQDHEGEPPAAVRQFKSAISAADAILIVTPEYNYSVPGVLKNAIDWASRPYGESAWDGKPVGILGASVGMLGTARAQYHLRQMFVFLNMFPLNQPEVMIANADQKFDTDGNLKDDKTAKKIRELLEALGDWTRRLKKAKV